In the genome of Nitrospirota bacterium, one region contains:
- a CDS encoding tetratricopeptide repeat protein yields MLKKQSVHILLILILGLLAYSNTFNVPFQFDDRGYIVDNPIIKDFKYFKNPFASAKLHDSFYSYSFKNRFISDFTFALNYKIHGLNVAGYHVVNLLIHLINALLVYWLVLMTLKSGVRSQESEFSSQNSEKAISSEQLAVSNKLTANRYPLTAGISLFPTSCSLLALFSALIFISHPVQTEAVTYIYQRFTSLATMFYLLSLVMYVKWRLKAEQQSSRTAEQQVNKTALAILRCRTSALLLYCAGLLSAVLAMKTKEIAFTLPIIIVLYEIFFFSKSQIQQSTVNSQQSTSRLTSYVSRFLYLLPFLLTLLIIPLSYTGINKSGADLLHVVDKAARTSAIPRIDYLFTQFRVIVTYLRLLFLPVNQNLDYDYPIYNSFLNSNVFLSFLFLLSVLGLGVYLFYYSKKLSSFNLHPSTLRFTAFGIFWFFITLSVESSVMPLEDVIFEHRLYLPSIGLIIAFVSAVFYFSLRLTPYASRLTLLTLAAILIVFSIAAYQRNAVWQNEIALWEDIAKKSPGKARVHSNLGSLYITNGMTDKAVSEFQQAVSINPDYIEARKNLITAYINKEALDDALDELITLSNLIPGNANIFTPIGGIYIKKGEPDKAIEYLNQALLLNPQHINALTDLGIAYASKGWNDKAVSTFDKAIGINPDFAFAYYNRGLIYAKKNNHQKAIADFSRACALGYKEGCISLKTTSDKKQD; encoded by the coding sequence ATGCTTAAAAAACAATCAGTTCATATTTTGCTGATACTGATACTCGGACTTCTCGCCTATTCCAACACATTTAACGTGCCGTTTCAATTTGATGACAGGGGATACATCGTTGACAATCCCATTATTAAGGATTTTAAATATTTTAAAAATCCTTTTGCATCTGCCAAACTTCATGATTCATTTTATTCCTATTCATTTAAAAACAGATTTATAAGCGATTTTACCTTTGCCCTTAATTACAAAATACATGGACTGAATGTAGCAGGCTACCATGTTGTTAATTTATTAATTCATCTCATAAACGCCCTGCTTGTGTACTGGCTGGTGCTGATGACGCTCAAGTCAGGAGTTAGGAGTCAGGAGTCAGAATTCAGCAGTCAGAATTCAGAGAAAGCAATTAGCAGTGAGCAGTTGGCGGTTAGTAACAAACTAACTGCTAACCGCTATCCGCTAACTGCTGGTATCTCCCTATTTCCTACTTCCTGCTCCCTACTGGCTTTGTTTTCCGCCCTTATCTTTATCTCCCATCCTGTTCAAACCGAAGCGGTCACCTACATCTATCAGAGGTTTACTTCGCTGGCAACGATGTTTTATCTCCTGAGTCTGGTAATGTATGTGAAATGGAGGCTAAAGGCAGAGCAGCAGAGCAGTAGAACAGCAGAACAGCAAGTTAATAAAACTGCTCTTGCGATATTGCGCTGCCGCACTTCTGCGCTGTTGCTCTACTGTGCTGGTTTGCTCTCCGCCGTGCTTGCCATGAAGACTAAGGAAATTGCCTTCACCCTCCCGATAATCATTGTACTTTATGAAATTTTCTTTTTCAGTAAGTCTCAAATTCAACAGTCAACTGTCAACAGTCAACAGTCAACCTCACGTCTTACTTCTTACGTCTCACGGTTTCTCTATCTCCTGCCTTTCTTATTAACCCTGCTCATCATCCCCTTAAGTTACACTGGCATAAATAAATCCGGCGCTGATTTACTGCATGTCGTTGACAAAGCGGCAAGGACCTCCGCCATACCGAGAATAGATTATTTATTCACTCAATTCAGAGTAATCGTCACTTACTTAAGACTCTTGTTTCTGCCGGTCAACCAGAACCTTGATTATGACTATCCAATATATAATTCTTTTCTGAACTCAAATGTGTTTTTGTCGTTTCTGTTTTTATTATCTGTTTTGGGGCTTGGTGTTTATCTTTTTTATTATTCAAAAAAACTTTCATCCTTCAATCTTCATCCTTCAACCTTGCGCTTCACAGCCTTCGGCATTTTCTGGTTTTTCATAACCCTGTCCGTTGAATCAAGCGTCATGCCCCTTGAAGACGTCATTTTTGAACACAGGCTGTATCTGCCGAGCATAGGTTTAATAATCGCCTTTGTCTCCGCCGTTTTTTATTTCTCTTTACGCCTTACACCTTACGCCTCACGCCTTACGCTTTTGACTCTTGCTGCTATACTTATCGTGTTCTCCATCGCCGCTTATCAGAGGAATGCCGTTTGGCAGAATGAGATTGCTCTATGGGAAGACATTGCTAAAAAAAGTCCGGGAAAGGCAAGGGTCCACAGCAATCTCGGGAGTCTCTATATCACCAATGGAATGACTGATAAAGCTGTCTCAGAATTTCAGCAGGCCGTCAGCATTAATCCGGATTATATTGAAGCCCGTAAAAATCTAATCACTGCATATATTAATAAAGAAGCGCTTGACGATGCGCTTGATGAGTTAATTACCTTATCAAATCTTATACCGGGCAATGCAAACATATTTACCCCAATTGGAGGAATATATATAAAAAAAGGAGAGCCTGATAAGGCAATAGAGTATCTCAATCAGGCTTTGCTATTAAATCCTCAGCACATCAATGCACTGACCGATCTCGGCATTGCATATGCATCCAAAGGATGGAATGACAAGGCTGTCAGCACCTTTGATAAAGCAATCGGCATTAACCCTGATTTTGCCTTTGCTTATTACAATCGCGGATTAATTTATGCAAAAAAGAACAATCATCAAAAAGCCATTGCCGATTTTTCCAGGGCATGCGCACTGGGATATAAGGAGGGGTGCATATCTTTAAAAACTACTTCAGACAAAAAACAGGATTAA
- a CDS encoding radical SAM protein, producing MGDEFRIDSHKLMFHPKEVARWLLGEEIYPIYVEISPSGSCNHRCIFCALDFMGYKPRFLKSDVLKERLYEMGKLGVKSVMYGGEGEPFLHKDIADIIVHTKMAGIDAAITTNGVLLSKSISEKILGSVVWIKVSINAGTPETYAKVHKTKPDDFERVIKNLAEAVKVRQDRGLNCTLGAQMILLPENAGEAETLAGRMRETGLNYLVIKPYSQHKMSRTQQYKDIDYSSYDDLKERLSRFDTESFRVIFRERTMKKIKRQKRGYDRCLALPFWAYIDSAGNVWGCSAYLGNEEFRYGDIYNNTFQEIWLGERRKQLMKMVYAKLDASGCRINCRMDEINFYLWELTHPSAHVSFI from the coding sequence ATGGGCGATGAATTCAGGATAGACAGCCACAAGCTTATGTTCCATCCTAAAGAGGTTGCCCGGTGGCTTTTAGGTGAGGAAATCTATCCAATCTATGTAGAAATTTCACCTTCCGGCTCCTGCAATCATAGGTGCATTTTTTGTGCATTGGACTTTATGGGTTACAAGCCGAGGTTTCTTAAGTCAGATGTTCTTAAGGAAAGACTGTATGAGATGGGCAAACTGGGCGTTAAGAGCGTTATGTACGGAGGCGAGGGAGAGCCGTTTCTTCATAAGGACATTGCTGACATTATAGTACATACAAAAATGGCAGGGATTGATGCGGCGATAACCACGAACGGCGTTCTGCTGTCAAAGAGCATTTCGGAGAAAATACTGGGAAGCGTTGTCTGGATTAAAGTCAGCATCAATGCAGGCACGCCTGAAACATATGCAAAAGTTCACAAGACAAAACCGGATGATTTTGAAAGGGTCATAAAGAATCTTGCCGAGGCCGTTAAGGTCAGGCAGGACCGGGGTTTAAACTGTACGCTCGGCGCGCAGATGATTCTCCTGCCTGAAAATGCAGGCGAGGCAGAAACCCTTGCCGGCAGAATGAGGGAAACAGGGCTTAATTATCTGGTGATAAAACCATACTCACAGCACAAGATGAGTCGGACGCAGCAGTACAAGGATATAGATTATTCCTCCTATGATGATTTAAAGGAGAGGCTTTCACGGTTTGACACTGAGAGTTTCAGGGTGATATTCAGGGAGAGGACTATGAAAAAAATAAAAAGGCAGAAAAGGGGATATGATAGATGTCTTGCACTGCCTTTTTGGGCTTATATTGATTCAGCGGGCAATGTATGGGGATGCAGCGCTTATCTGGGAAACGAGGAATTCAGATACGGTGATATTTACAACAACACCTTTCAGGAGATATGGCTCGGTGAACGCCGGAAGCAGTTAATGAAGATGGTTTATGCTAAGCTGGACGCTTCAGGCTGCAGGATTAACTGCAGGATGGATGAGATAAATTTTTACCTGTGGGAGCTTACGCACCCGTCAGCGCATGTGAGTTTTATATGA
- a CDS encoding alpha-ketoacid dehydrogenase subunit beta, whose amino-acid sequence MPWTKIQADDSRKPVHFGAASNAKRKITYREAIKEALSQALQRDKNVFLIGEGIDDPGGVFGTTTGLKDKFGSERVLDCGIAENGMTGVAIGAAITGLRPVFIHMRVDFLPMCMDQIINHAAKWSYMTGGRVKVPLTVRAIIGRGWGSAAQHSQSLQALFSHIPGLRVVMPASPYDAKGLLLGSISGNSPTIVIEHRWLYDQKEGVPEDMYVINPGRGIVRKGGTDVTIAGASYMVYESLRAAEVLEKEGINAEVIDLRSIQPLDAELISESVRKTGRLVVADTGWKTCGVSAEVAAIASESAYDRLKSPVKRICLPWAPTPASSVFEKAYYPTFDDIVRAVREML is encoded by the coding sequence ATGCCCTGGACAAAAATTCAGGCGGATGATTCCCGTAAACCCGTTCATTTCGGCGCTGCAAGCAATGCCAAAAGGAAGATTACATACAGAGAGGCGATAAAAGAGGCCCTTTCACAGGCGCTTCAGAGGGATAAAAATGTCTTTCTTATCGGCGAGGGCATAGACGATCCGGGCGGGGTTTTCGGCACGACGACAGGACTGAAAGACAAATTTGGCTCAGAAAGAGTCCTGGACTGCGGTATTGCGGAGAATGGGATGACCGGCGTTGCAATAGGCGCCGCAATAACCGGCCTGAGGCCTGTTTTTATACACATGAGAGTTGATTTTTTGCCTATGTGCATGGACCAGATAATAAATCATGCGGCAAAGTGGAGCTATATGACAGGAGGGCGGGTGAAGGTGCCGCTTACTGTAAGGGCGATTATAGGGCGCGGCTGGGGCTCCGCCGCCCAGCACTCGCAAAGCCTTCAGGCATTGTTTTCACACATACCGGGGCTGAGGGTGGTAATGCCGGCCTCGCCTTATGATGCAAAGGGGCTTTTGCTTGGCAGTATATCAGGAAACAGCCCGACAATCGTGATTGAACACAGATGGCTTTACGACCAGAAAGAAGGTGTGCCTGAGGATATGTATGTGATTAATCCCGGCAGGGGAATTGTCAGGAAAGGGGGAACTGATGTCACTATCGCCGGCGCTTCTTATATGGTTTATGAATCACTCAGGGCGGCAGAGGTGCTTGAGAAGGAGGGCATAAATGCCGAGGTTATAGACCTGCGCTCAATTCAGCCTCTGGATGCTGAGCTTATCAGTGAATCAGTTAGAAAAACAGGAAGGCTTGTAGTGGCTGACACCGGTTGGAAGACATGCGGTGTTTCAGCAGAAGTGGCGGCTATTGCGTCAGAAAGCGCTTATGACAGGCTAAAATCTCCTGTAAAAAGGATTTGTCTTCCTTGGGCGCCGACTCCTGCAAGTTCAGTGTTTGAAAAGGCGTATTATCCGACCTTTGACGATATTGTCAGGGCTGTCAGAGAGATGTTATGA
- a CDS encoding glycosyltransferase family 2 protein: protein MSAYKISVVMPGLNEQENIASAVKNVADSFGALKILGQIVVVNDGSTDRTGEIAESLSEKYPFLKVIHHKSPQGIGASFWDGMKESDGEIAVMLPGDGENDAHEILRYLPLMEDVDIAVPFIYNKSVRSLSRRILSSIYRGIINISFGMTLNYMNGTVMYRKCIFNNITLRCRGFFYQTELLIKCIRNKYLYAEIPCALSRRGKGASKATTFKSLRRVFCDYISTFIEVYVNDRGRKPVSPKSVTALRWKQVEEVD from the coding sequence ATGAGCGCATATAAGATAAGTGTTGTCATGCCCGGGCTGAATGAGCAGGAAAATATCGCGTCTGCCGTAAAAAATGTGGCGGACTCTTTTGGGGCATTGAAAATTTTAGGGCAGATTGTTGTTGTTAATGACGGCAGTACTGACAGGACAGGGGAAATAGCAGAGTCCCTGTCTGAAAAATATCCCTTTCTCAAGGTAATTCATCATAAATCCCCGCAGGGTATCGGGGCGTCCTTCTGGGACGGAATGAAGGAATCAGACGGAGAGATTGCCGTAATGCTTCCAGGCGACGGTGAAAACGACGCTCATGAAATACTGAGATACCTGCCGCTTATGGAGGATGTGGATATAGCAGTGCCGTTTATTTACAATAAAAGTGTGCGCTCCTTAAGCCGCAGGATATTGTCTTCAATATACAGAGGCATTATAAATATTTCCTTTGGTATGACCCTGAATTACATGAACGGAACGGTTATGTACCGCAAATGCATATTCAATAATATAACGCTCAGGTGCAGGGGTTTTTTTTATCAGACAGAACTGCTGATAAAGTGCATTAGAAACAAATACCTGTATGCAGAGATTCCGTGCGCCTTAAGCCGGAGGGGAAAGGGTGCGTCAAAAGCAACTACATTTAAATCATTGAGGAGGGTTTTTTGCGATTATATCTCAACCTTTATTGAGGTCTATGTAAATGACAGGGGCAGAAAACCCGTATCACCTAAGTCAGTGACTGCTTTAAGGTGGAAACAGGTTGAAGAGGTTGATTGA
- a CDS encoding radical SAM protein translates to MDELILDGHKLQWHKERVEAWLRGERIAPVTIDCALTRACTYKCVYCYGQLQANDIKRMTKDVIFRFLDDAAEIGVRAISFVSDGESTCSPYIYDAILRGKQNGLDMALGTNGFLLKDERLEEILPALTYLRFNVSAADPDRYAQIHGCPKKAFTKVINTMKKCVEIKKRRKLKVTLGMQMVLLPEFADQIIPLAKLGKELGVDYFVIKHCSDDEVSSLGVDYSKYFGLVDILKEAESYSDKNYLVKVKWSKILSGGKRSYSQCFGPPFIMQFSGSGLVAPCGMLFNNKYKKYHIGNIADTSFKELWKGERYWEVINLIASEKFNARTMCGSLCLQHKVNEFLWELKQGKTSLNKKVKRTPQHVNFI, encoded by the coding sequence ATGGATGAATTGATTTTAGACGGGCATAAACTTCAGTGGCACAAAGAGCGTGTTGAGGCATGGCTCCGGGGAGAAAGGATTGCCCCTGTTACCATTGACTGCGCGCTTACGAGGGCATGCACATACAAATGTGTTTATTGCTATGGACAATTGCAGGCAAATGATATAAAGAGGATGACCAAAGATGTTATCTTCCGCTTTCTTGATGATGCCGCAGAAATCGGCGTCAGGGCAATTAGTTTTGTAAGCGACGGAGAAAGCACATGTTCTCCGTATATTTATGACGCCATATTGAGGGGTAAACAGAACGGTCTTGATATGGCGCTGGGGACCAATGGTTTTCTGCTCAAGGATGAAAGGCTTGAGGAAATCCTGCCTGCGCTTACCTATTTGAGATTTAATGTTTCAGCCGCGGACCCCGACAGATATGCCCAAATACACGGATGCCCGAAAAAGGCGTTTACCAAGGTAATCAATACAATGAAAAAGTGCGTAGAGATTAAAAAGAGGAGAAAGCTCAAGGTTACTCTCGGCATGCAGATGGTTTTACTGCCGGAGTTTGCCGACCAGATTATCCCTCTGGCAAAACTCGGCAAGGAGCTTGGAGTTGATTATTTTGTAATAAAACACTGCAGTGATGATGAAGTCTCAAGCCTCGGCGTGGATTATTCAAAATACTTCGGTCTTGTGGATATTTTAAAAGAGGCGGAGTCTTATTCAGATAAAAATTATCTCGTGAAGGTTAAGTGGTCCAAAATATTAAGTGGGGGCAAACGGAGCTATTCGCAGTGTTTTGGTCCTCCGTTTATAATGCAGTTTTCAGGCTCGGGCCTTGTTGCGCCGTGCGGCATGCTGTTTAACAACAAATACAAAAAGTATCATATTGGCAATATTGCTGATACCTCCTTTAAAGAACTCTGGAAGGGAGAGAGGTACTGGGAGGTAATAAATCTTATAGCGTCTGAGAAGTTTAATGCAAGGACCATGTGCGGCTCGCTTTGCCTTCAGCATAAGGTGAATGAATTTTTGTGGGAATTGAAGCAGGGCAAGACGTCTCTTAATAAAAAGGTAAAGAGGACTCCTCAGCATGTTAATTTTATTTAA